One genomic segment of Vagococcus intermedius includes these proteins:
- the rpsI gene encoding 30S ribosomal protein S9, giving the protein MAKVQYIGTGRRKNSVARVRLMPGTGKIVMNNKTIEEYIPHADLRKVINQPFAATATEGMYDVFVNVNGGGYSGQSGATRHGIARALLEVDPDFRSALKTQGLLTRDSRMVERKKPGLKKARKASQFSKR; this is encoded by the coding sequence TTGGCTAAAGTACAATATATCGGCACAGGCCGTCGTAAAAACTCTGTAGCTCGCGTTCGTTTAATGCCAGGTACAGGTAAAATCGTTATGAACAACAAAACAATCGAAGAATATATCCCACACGCTGACTTACGTAAAGTAATCAACCAACCTTTCGCTGCAACTGCAACTGAAGGCATGTATGATGTTTTCGTAAACGTTAATGGTGGAGGATACTCTGGTCAATCTGGAGCAACTCGTCACGGTATCGCTCGTGCGTTGTTAGAAGTAGATCCAGATTTCCGTAGCGCTCTTAAAACTCAAGGGTTACTTACTCGTGACTCACGTATGGTTGAACGTAAAAAACCAGGTCTTAAGAAAGCTCGTAAAGCTTCACAATTCTCAAAACGTTAA
- a CDS encoding helix-turn-helix domain-containing protein, translating into MDIGNKIKNLRIQKNLTQEELGERTDLTKGYISQLERNLSSPSMDSFFNLLEVLGTTPKEFFNEEAVDQKVVYDESERTLYYDEDKKYQVEWLVPESNENDMEPIFLSLEEKGEFKEFGPSLSDTFAYVLEGEVCIEIGLRRYFAKKGETIYYRATDTHQIKNQYNDKSKLLLVATESYL; encoded by the coding sequence ATGGATATAGGTAATAAAATTAAAAACTTACGAATTCAAAAAAATTTAACCCAAGAAGAATTAGGCGAACGAACTGATCTGACTAAAGGTTACATTAGTCAATTGGAGCGCAATTTAAGTTCACCTTCAATGGATTCTTTTTTTAACTTATTAGAAGTATTAGGGACAACCCCTAAAGAGTTTTTTAATGAGGAAGCAGTTGATCAAAAAGTCGTTTATGATGAAAGTGAACGGACCTTGTACTATGATGAAGATAAGAAATATCAAGTCGAATGGTTAGTGCCGGAGTCAAATGAAAATGATATGGAACCTATTTTTTTAAGTCTAGAAGAAAAAGGAGAGTTTAAAGAATTTGGTCCATCACTGTCAGATACCTTCGCCTATGTGTTAGAAGGTGAAGTTTGTATTGAAATAGGATTACGACGCTACTTTGCTAAAAAGGGTGAGACAATTTATTATCGTGCAACCGACACTCATCAAATAAAGAATCAATATAATGATAAAAGTAAATTGTTACTTGTCGCAACAGAATCATATTTATAG
- a CDS encoding energy-coupling factor transporter transmembrane component T family protein, producing the protein MLEKLIFGRYIPGDSIIHKLDPRAKLIASFYFIGIIFLCNNWQSYLFMFIFTLGAILLSNVSVRFFIRGVKPLIWLILFTVILQVLFTKGGTTYFEFGIISLTEFGLMNGAFIFSRFVLIIFMSTLLTLTTPPLALSDAIEYLLRPLKVVKFPAHEVSLMLSIALRFVPTLMDETEKIMNAQRARGVDFGEGNLAQKMKAIVPLLIPLFVSSFNRAEDLAIAMEARGYQGGEGRTKYRQLKWEKNDSLVILTFAIVTVILVLLRY; encoded by the coding sequence ATGTTAGAAAAATTAATATTTGGTCGCTATATTCCTGGCGATTCGATCATTCATAAATTAGACCCACGTGCGAAATTAATTGCTAGTTTTTATTTTATAGGGATTATCTTTTTATGCAATAATTGGCAATCCTATTTATTTATGTTTATTTTTACTTTAGGAGCAATTTTGTTATCAAACGTTAGCGTGAGATTCTTCATTCGTGGTGTTAAACCTTTGATTTGGTTGATTTTATTTACAGTTATTTTACAAGTCCTTTTTACTAAAGGAGGGACGACTTATTTTGAATTTGGGATTATTTCTCTAACTGAATTTGGTTTGATGAATGGGGCGTTTATTTTCAGTCGTTTTGTTTTAATCATTTTTATGTCAACCTTATTAACCCTGACAACGCCACCACTGGCTTTATCTGATGCGATTGAGTATCTATTACGGCCGTTGAAAGTCGTGAAGTTTCCAGCTCATGAGGTGTCATTAATGTTGTCAATTGCTTTGCGATTTGTGCCAACCTTAATGGATGAAACAGAAAAGATTATGAATGCGCAACGTGCCAGAGGAGTTGACTTTGGTGAAGGAAACTTGGCTCAAAAAATGAAAGCAATTGTTCCATTATTAATCCCATTGTTTGTCAGTAGCTTCAATCGTGCGGAAGATTTAGCCATTGCTATGGAAGCAAGAGGCTATCAAGGTGGCGAAGGTCGTACCAAATATCGTCAATTGAAATGGGAAAAAAATGATAGCCTAGTTATTCTAACTTTTGCTATTGTGACCGTGATTTTAGTACTGTTACGTTATTAA
- the rplM gene encoding 50S ribosomal protein L13: MAKTGEVERKWYVVDATDVPMGRLSAVVASILRGKNKPTFTPHVDTGDFVIVINADKIKLTGNKASDKMYYRHSMYPGGLKSVSAGELRDKNSRRLIETSVKGMLPKNTLGRKQLSKLHVYGGEEHSHQAQQPEVLDITNLI, translated from the coding sequence ATGGCCAAAACTGGCGAAGTAGAACGTAAATGGTATGTAGTAGACGCTACAGACGTACCTATGGGTCGTCTTTCAGCAGTAGTAGCATCTATCCTACGTGGTAAAAATAAACCAACATTCACACCTCATGTGGATACTGGTGATTTCGTAATCGTAATCAATGCAGACAAAATTAAATTAACAGGTAACAAAGCAAGTGACAAAATGTACTACCGTCACAGTATGTACCCAGGTGGTTTAAAATCAGTTTCAGCTGGCGAATTACGTGATAAAAATTCACGTCGCTTAATCGAAACTTCTGTAAAAGGAATGCTTCCTAAAAATACTTTAGGTCGTAAACAATTATCTAAATTACATGTGTATGGTGGCGAAGAGCATTCTCATCAAGCACAACAACCTGAAGTATTAGATATCACTAACTTAATTTAA
- a CDS encoding energy-coupling factor ABC transporter ATP-binding protein: MNPIIQLEHVSFNYQEDQTILALNDVSFTINKGEWIAIIGHNGSGKSTLAKTINGLIMPSEGEITVDGLSLNEENVWKIREKIGMVFQNPDNQFVGSTVEDDVAFGLENQGVPRSEMLVRVSEALEKVRMSDFKTKEPARLSGGQKQRVAIAGVVALSPDVIILDEATSMLDPEGRMEVISTIQKLKKEKELTVISITHDIDEAANANRVLVMKAGQLVQEGTPEEIFSAGEQLVEMGLDLPFPEKLKIELTKLGINLPAEYMSEEGMVEWLWTSSLRK, encoded by the coding sequence ATGAATCCAATTATACAATTAGAACATGTTAGTTTTAACTATCAAGAAGATCAAACAATCCTTGCTTTAAATGATGTTTCGTTTACGATTAACAAAGGCGAGTGGATTGCCATTATTGGTCATAATGGTTCAGGAAAATCTACACTTGCCAAGACAATCAATGGACTAATCATGCCAAGTGAAGGTGAGATTACAGTAGATGGTTTAAGTTTAAATGAAGAGAATGTTTGGAAGATACGTGAAAAAATCGGAATGGTATTTCAAAATCCAGATAATCAATTCGTTGGTTCCACAGTAGAAGATGATGTTGCATTTGGTTTAGAGAATCAAGGCGTTCCTCGTTCTGAAATGCTAGTGAGAGTTTCTGAGGCTTTAGAAAAAGTTAGAATGTCAGATTTTAAAACGAAAGAACCAGCCCGTTTATCAGGCGGACAAAAACAACGCGTGGCTATTGCGGGGGTAGTTGCCTTAAGCCCTGATGTTATTATTTTAGATGAAGCAACCAGTATGCTTGACCCTGAGGGACGTATGGAAGTTATTTCAACGATTCAAAAGTTAAAAAAAGAAAAAGAATTGACGGTTATTTCTATTACTCATGATATTGATGAAGCAGCAAATGCCAATCGAGTGTTGGTAATGAAAGCAGGCCAACTGGTCCAAGAAGGGACTCCTGAGGAAATTTTTTCTGCAGGCGAACAATTAGTAGAAATGGGCTTAGATTTACCATTTCCAGAAAAATTAAAAATAGAGTTAACTAAGTTAGGGATTAATCTACCAGCAGAGTATATGTCAGAAGAAGGGATGGTGGAGTGGTTATGGACATCAAGTTTGAGAAAGTAG
- a CDS encoding ECF transporter S component: MKDRRNKTYRLTIRAILTAIILIQGMVPFLGFIPLGLISLTIVHITVIIAAITLGTKDGMFIGLMWGLTTLIRAWTMPTTPMDTLVFTNPIISVLPRVIVGLVTGVIFTILYKKSQKLSVSTMIAAALGTLTNTFLVLGLMGLLYTTPVAESFGTTAAGLWTVLGAAILTNGVPEIIAAVIITPIIVKAIFKATSLSPDKRD; encoded by the coding sequence ATGAAAGATAGAAGAAATAAAACATACCGTTTAACAATTCGTGCCATCTTAACGGCGATTATTCTAATTCAAGGTATGGTCCCATTCTTAGGCTTTATCCCTTTGGGTTTAATTAGTCTAACCATTGTTCATATTACTGTCATCATTGCTGCCATTACTTTAGGTACAAAAGATGGGATGTTTATTGGCTTAATGTGGGGACTAACAACATTAATCAGGGCATGGACTATGCCAACGACCCCAATGGATACACTTGTCTTCACTAACCCAATTATTTCTGTTTTACCTCGTGTTATAGTTGGTCTCGTGACAGGCGTTATTTTCACCATTTTATACAAAAAAAGTCAAAAATTATCAGTTTCAACCATGATTGCAGCAGCACTTGGGACGCTCACCAATACATTCTTAGTTCTTGGTTTAATGGGGTTACTCTATACTACACCTGTTGCTGAATCATTTGGCACTACTGCAGCAGGACTATGGACAGTGCTTGGCGCAGCAATCTTGACAAATGGCGTGCCAGAAATAATTGCTGCAGTGATTATTACACCAATTATTGTCAAAGCTATTTTTAAAGCTACCTCCCTATCTCCTGATAAAAGAGATTGA
- a CDS encoding acrylyl-CoA reductase family protein: MTHFNALVLDFQENNNLIATIKKQTRQDLSPGDVLIKVAYSSVNYKDALASQQNSGVVRQYPLIPGIDLSGTVIDPGSSQFKVGQNVLVTGYGLGVSHSGGYSEFAQVPQEWIVPIPEGLDLKTVMVLGTAGLTAALSINALERQGLRQHPEARILVTGASGGVASLAIGMLKKMGYHNITALSRKKNLASDYFKELGISKVITPDELATDTVRPLMAQNYDFILDTVGGKQLELLLPQIAYDGSISLCGNAGGIAFETTVLPYILRGISILGIDSVNISPERRLYIWNRLAHDMLPDLLEKTTLAELSLDELPDAFQQLLSGKMTGRYLVKLTD; this comes from the coding sequence ATGACTCATTTCAATGCACTCGTCTTAGACTTTCAAGAAAATAATAACTTAATCGCTACTATCAAAAAACAAACTCGCCAAGACCTATCACCTGGAGATGTCCTAATTAAAGTTGCTTACTCTAGCGTGAACTATAAAGATGCCTTAGCTAGCCAACAAAATTCAGGTGTCGTGCGACAGTATCCTTTGATTCCAGGAATTGATCTGAGCGGTACGGTTATTGATCCAGGCTCTTCACAGTTTAAAGTCGGTCAAAATGTATTAGTAACCGGCTATGGACTTGGCGTCTCACATAGCGGAGGGTACAGTGAATTTGCTCAAGTACCTCAGGAATGGATAGTTCCAATTCCTGAAGGTCTAGATTTAAAAACAGTTATGGTCCTTGGGACAGCAGGTCTCACAGCAGCACTTTCAATCAATGCTTTAGAACGTCAAGGTCTCCGTCAACACCCAGAAGCAAGAATCTTAGTAACAGGTGCCTCAGGAGGTGTCGCTAGTTTAGCCATTGGCATGCTGAAAAAAATGGGCTACCATAATATCACTGCCTTATCCCGGAAAAAAAATCTTGCTAGTGACTACTTCAAAGAACTGGGCATCTCTAAAGTGATAACACCCGATGAACTAGCAACTGATACAGTACGCCCCTTAATGGCACAAAATTACGACTTTATCTTGGATACTGTTGGCGGAAAACAGTTAGAACTGCTATTACCACAAATTGCCTATGATGGTAGTATCTCACTATGTGGGAATGCTGGAGGAATTGCTTTTGAAACGACCGTTTTACCTTATATTTTAAGAGGCATCTCAATTTTAGGAATTGATTCTGTTAATATTTCACCTGAACGTCGTCTTTATATTTGGAACCGTCTAGCTCACGATATGTTACCAGACTTGCTGGAAAAAACGACGCTGGCAGAATTGTCCTTAGATGAATTACCCGATGCTTTTCAACAATTATTATCAGGAAAAATGACAGGTCGTTATTTAGTAAAGTTAACAGATTAA
- the murB gene encoding UDP-N-acetylmuramate dehydrogenase — translation MNKTKIMADLPNMRLLFDEPLSNYTFTKTGGPADVLAFPKNTNEVKELVDYCNQEAIPFMVLGNASNLIVREKGIAGVVMMLEDMAEMVIEGTDLVVEAGAKLVETAKFAFEHTLTGLEFACGIPGSIGGAIYMNAGAYGGEVANVVKSVDVVWENGTFETLDNDTLKFSYRHSKLQEKSGVVISVRFALAKGEKEVIGARMAELTELRESKQPLEYPSCGSVFKRPEGHYTGQLIQEAGLQGLIWGGAQISTKHAGFIVNIDNATATDYVELIQHIQKTILKEFNVVLETEVRIIGRKEA, via the coding sequence GTGAATAAAACTAAAATTATGGCTGATTTGCCAAACATGAGATTATTATTTGATGAACCGTTGTCCAATTATACCTTTACGAAAACCGGTGGACCGGCAGATGTACTTGCTTTTCCTAAAAATACGAATGAAGTAAAAGAATTAGTTGATTATTGTAATCAAGAAGCGATCCCTTTTATGGTATTAGGAAATGCTAGTAACTTAATTGTACGTGAGAAAGGGATTGCTGGTGTTGTCATGATGTTAGAAGATATGGCAGAGATGGTAATTGAAGGAACTGATTTGGTAGTTGAAGCAGGAGCCAAGTTGGTTGAAACAGCTAAATTTGCTTTTGAACATACCTTAACTGGCTTAGAGTTTGCTTGTGGTATCCCGGGAAGTATCGGGGGAGCGATTTATATGAATGCCGGAGCTTACGGTGGTGAAGTTGCCAATGTTGTAAAATCTGTAGACGTGGTTTGGGAAAATGGAACATTTGAAACATTAGATAATGACACGTTGAAATTTTCCTATCGTCATAGTAAACTGCAAGAAAAATCTGGTGTGGTAATTTCTGTTCGGTTTGCGTTAGCTAAAGGAGAAAAAGAAGTTATCGGAGCACGTATGGCTGAACTAACAGAATTACGTGAATCAAAACAACCATTGGAGTATCCATCATGTGGTAGCGTCTTTAAACGTCCAGAAGGTCATTATACGGGTCAATTAATTCAAGAAGCAGGCTTGCAAGGATTAATTTGGGGTGGTGCCCAAATTTCAACTAAGCATGCTGGCTTTATTGTCAATATTGACAATGCAACAGCTACAGATTATGTTGAGTTAATCCAACATATTCAGAAAACGATTTTAAAAGAGTTTAATGTTGTTTTAGAAACTGAAGTCCGCATTATTGGTAGAAAAGAAGCTTAA
- a CDS encoding PRD domain-containing protein translates to MKIIKVFNQNAVMVSDNDSQKIVTGKGIGFNKKKNDLVPRHEVEHEYLAADTQNKMQQLFQNIDPEFFIASEEIIEAAEKMLQTEFNEHIHSILADHIAFASDRIKDGIVIRNKLLNEIQILYPEEFRAAEWAITYLRERFSQDFTIDEAAYIAIHFHSALSGQASTKKSIREVTIISSMVEVIADELEVNFTDMNMGLNYSRLVLHLRYVVERIYQSKFHSMDDDVFQLVKTKYQRSYKIAEKIAKMAQVNYGLIIPSEELGYITLHIERLSDQLLQQHS, encoded by the coding sequence ATGAAAATTATCAAAGTATTTAATCAAAATGCTGTAATGGTTTCAGATAACGACTCACAAAAAATCGTTACAGGAAAAGGGATTGGCTTTAATAAGAAAAAAAATGATCTTGTCCCTCGACACGAAGTAGAGCATGAATATTTAGCTGCAGATACTCAAAATAAGATGCAACAATTATTCCAAAATATTGATCCGGAATTCTTTATTGCCTCTGAAGAAATTATTGAAGCGGCTGAAAAAATGTTGCAAACAGAATTTAATGAACATATCCACTCCATTTTGGCAGACCATATTGCCTTTGCCAGTGACCGTATCAAAGATGGCATTGTTATTCGAAACAAACTACTCAATGAAATACAGATTTTATATCCTGAAGAGTTTCGAGCAGCAGAGTGGGCGATTACTTATTTACGCGAGCGCTTTTCACAAGACTTTACGATTGATGAAGCAGCTTATATTGCCATTCATTTTCATAGTGCCCTTTCTGGACAAGCTTCAACGAAAAAGAGTATTCGTGAAGTGACAATCATCTCCTCAATGGTCGAGGTCATCGCGGATGAATTGGAAGTGAATTTTACTGATATGAACATGGGGCTCAACTATTCTCGTTTAGTCTTACACTTGCGCTATGTAGTCGAGCGTATCTATCAAAGTAAATTTCATTCAATGGATGATGATGTCTTTCAGCTTGTCAAAACTAAATATCAACGCAGCTATAAAATTGCTGAAAAAATTGCTAAGATGGCCCAAGTTAACTACGGTTTAATCATTCCTAGTGAAGAATTGGGCTATATTACCCTTCATATCGAACGTCTGTCAGATCAGCTCCTACAGCAACACTCTTAG
- a CDS encoding energy-coupling factor ABC transporter ATP-binding protein has translation MDIKFEKVGFTYQPNTPFEHRALFDIDLDIQEGSYTAIVGHTGSGKSTLLQHLNALVKPTKGTVRIGDREIVSTTSNKNLKDIRKQVGIVFQFPEAQLFEETVARDIAFGPKNFGVSEEEALLLVSKTLRLVGLDDSYMERSPFDLSGGQMRRVAIAGVLAMEPSVLVLDEPTAGLDPQGRLEMLEMFHKLHKEIGLTIVLVTHLMDDVANYADYVVVLEKGTVVKQGVPNQVFNDVQWLKNKQLGIPTAAEFAQKLQAKGFDFTELPLTTKALAEVLQKKIETADSSTQAGDEEC, from the coding sequence ATGGACATCAAGTTTGAGAAAGTAGGCTTTACTTATCAACCTAATACACCATTCGAGCATCGTGCGTTATTTGATATTGATTTGGACATTCAAGAAGGCTCTTATACAGCAATTGTTGGTCATACAGGCAGTGGTAAGTCTACGCTATTGCAACATCTTAATGCTTTAGTCAAACCAACTAAAGGTACAGTTAGAATTGGTGACCGTGAAATTGTTTCTACAACGAGTAATAAAAATTTAAAAGATATTCGTAAGCAAGTTGGTATTGTTTTTCAATTTCCTGAGGCACAACTTTTTGAAGAAACTGTTGCCCGTGATATTGCTTTTGGACCTAAGAATTTTGGGGTAAGTGAGGAAGAGGCTTTACTCTTAGTGAGTAAAACGTTAAGATTAGTTGGCTTAGATGATTCTTATATGGAGCGTTCTCCTTTTGATTTATCTGGAGGTCAGATGCGTCGTGTCGCGATTGCGGGTGTTTTGGCTATGGAGCCTTCAGTTTTAGTCTTGGATGAGCCAACGGCGGGATTGGATCCTCAAGGACGCTTAGAAATGCTTGAAATGTTTCATAAATTACACAAAGAAATTGGCTTAACAATTGTGCTAGTTACCCATCTAATGGATGATGTGGCTAATTATGCTGACTATGTAGTAGTTCTTGAAAAAGGAACAGTTGTTAAGCAAGGAGTTCCTAATCAAGTCTTTAATGATGTTCAATGGTTAAAGAATAAACAATTAGGGATTCCAACTGCGGCTGAATTTGCGCAAAAATTACAAGCCAAAGGATTTGATTTTACTGAATTACCACTAACTACAAAAGCATTAGCAGAGGTGCTTCAAAAAAAAATTGAAACAGCTGACTCGAGTACACAGGCAGGTGACGAAGAATGTTAG
- the truA gene encoding tRNA pseudouridine(38-40) synthase TruA, which yields MPRYKAIIAYDGTNYCGFQSQDNGKTVQGEIERTLSKLNNGKRIIVHGSGRTDSGVHAKGQVIHFDLDHFRDEEKFRHALDTQSADDIAVKSVEIVDEAFHARFNAQGKTYHYLVDYGKPKSPFTRFYAAFYPYDLDIKKMQEALDKVVGTHDFSAFCATGTSIENKVRTIYEAKVEEIGQDQLRFTFRGNGFLYKMVRILVGTMLKVGNNRLPVSEIDTILASHNRNLAGPTAHPEGLYLMEVYYEDSKK from the coding sequence ATGCCAAGATATAAAGCTATTATTGCCTATGATGGGACTAATTATTGTGGATTTCAATCACAAGATAATGGTAAGACCGTTCAAGGTGAAATCGAAAGAACCTTAAGCAAATTAAACAATGGAAAAAGAATCATAGTTCATGGATCAGGAAGAACGGATTCAGGTGTCCATGCTAAGGGACAGGTTATTCATTTTGATTTGGATCATTTTCGAGATGAAGAAAAATTTCGTCATGCTTTGGATACACAATCTGCTGATGATATCGCTGTAAAGTCAGTTGAGATAGTAGATGAAGCCTTTCATGCAAGGTTCAATGCTCAGGGGAAAACTTACCATTATTTAGTCGATTATGGGAAACCGAAGAGTCCTTTTACACGTTTTTATGCCGCTTTTTATCCCTATGATTTAGATATTAAAAAGATGCAAGAAGCACTTGATAAAGTCGTAGGAACTCATGATTTTTCGGCTTTTTGTGCAACGGGTACAAGTATTGAAAATAAAGTTAGAACTATTTATGAGGCAAAAGTGGAAGAAATTGGACAAGACCAATTAAGATTTACCTTTAGAGGCAATGGGTTTTTATACAAAATGGTGAGGATTTTAGTAGGGACAATGCTTAAAGTAGGTAATAATCGCTTGCCAGTTTCAGAAATTGATACGATCCTTGCAAGTCATAATCGAAATTTAGCAGGACCTACAGCTCATCCGGAAGGTCTATATTTGATGGAAGTTTATTATGAGGATAGTAAAAAATAA
- the rplQ gene encoding 50S ribosomal protein L17 yields MSYRKLGRTSSQRKAMLRDLTTDLIINERIVTTEARAKEVRSTTEKMITLGKRGDLHARRQAATFVRNEVAEVREENEAIVVETALQKLFSDIAPRYAERNGGYTRILKTEPRRGDAAKMVIIELV; encoded by the coding sequence GTGAGCTATCGTAAATTAGGACGCACTAGCAGCCAACGTAAAGCTATGTTGCGTGATTTAACGACTGATTTAATCATTAACGAAAGAATTGTTACTACTGAAGCCCGTGCTAAAGAAGTACGTTCTACAACTGAAAAAATGATTACTTTAGGAAAACGTGGGGATCTTCATGCTCGCCGTCAAGCTGCTACTTTCGTAAGAAATGAAGTTGCTGAAGTACGTGAAGAAAATGAAGCTATCGTGGTTGAAACTGCATTACAAAAATTATTCAGTGATATCGCACCTCGCTATGCAGAACGTAATGGTGGTTATACTCGTATTTTAAAAACAGAACCACGTCGCGGTGACGCAGCTAAAATGGTTATTATCGAACTTGTTTAA
- a CDS encoding DNA-directed RNA polymerase subunit alpha: MIEFEKPRITKIDEDRDYGKFVIEPLERGYGTTLGNSLRRILLSSLPGAAITTLQIEGVLHEFSTVTGVREDVTQIILNIKGLALKLYTEEEKSLEIDITGPANVTAGDIITDSDVEILNKDLHICSVAEGATFRARLTVKPGRGYVQADENKKEDMPIGVLPVDSIYTPIRRVNYQVENTRVGRRDDFDKLTLDVWTDGSIMPQEAISLAAKILTEHLDIFVNLTDEAKNAEIMVEKEETQKEKMLEMTIEELDLSVRSYNCLKRAGINTVQELTDKSEPEMIKVRNLGRKSLEEVKNKLHDLGLGLRQDD; the protein is encoded by the coding sequence ATGATTGAATTTGAAAAACCAAGAATCACAAAAATTGATGAAGATAGAGATTATGGCAAGTTCGTCATCGAGCCTCTAGAAAGAGGTTACGGGACTACTTTAGGTAATTCTCTGCGTCGTATATTATTATCTTCTCTACCAGGAGCAGCGATTACGACTCTACAAATTGAAGGTGTGTTACACGAATTCTCAACCGTTACTGGTGTACGTGAAGACGTGACTCAAATCATCTTGAATATTAAAGGGTTGGCTTTAAAGCTGTATACTGAAGAAGAAAAATCCCTTGAAATTGATATTACTGGTCCAGCTAATGTAACAGCAGGCGACATTATCACTGATAGTGATGTAGAAATCTTGAATAAAGATTTACACATTTGTAGTGTTGCTGAAGGAGCTACTTTCCGTGCTCGTTTAACAGTTAAACCAGGACGTGGATATGTTCAAGCAGACGAAAATAAAAAAGAAGATATGCCAATTGGTGTATTGCCAGTCGATTCTATTTACACACCAATTCGTCGTGTTAACTACCAAGTAGAAAACACTCGTGTTGGACGTCGTGATGACTTCGACAAATTGACATTAGACGTTTGGACAGATGGTTCAATTATGCCACAAGAAGCTATTAGTTTAGCTGCTAAAATTCTAACTGAGCATTTAGATATTTTTGTAAACCTAACTGATGAGGCTAAAAATGCTGAAATCATGGTTGAAAAAGAAGAAACTCAGAAAGAAAAAATGTTGGAAATGACTATCGAAGAGTTAGACTTGTCAGTACGTTCATACAACTGTTTGAAACGTGCCGGTATTAATACCGTACAAGAATTAACTGATAAATCTGAACCGGAAATGATCAAAGTACGTAACTTAGGACGTAAATCACTTGAAGAAGTTAAAAACAAGCTTCATGATTTAGGTTTAGGACTACGTCAAGACGATTAA